A segment of the Fibrobacter succinogenes subsp. succinogenes S85 genome:
CATCGCCGTTGGTTACACAAGCTTGATGCTTGCCTTGCAGAACGAGAATATTTTTATCGATAAGCTGACGGGGCTTTATAATCGTTATTACCTGGATAAAGTTTCTGGAGAGCTGAAACGCAAAAGGAAAATCACGATGATGATGCTCGACATGAATGATTTCAAGAGCATCAACGATAACTTTGGCCATTCTCAGGGCGATGACGCATTGGTTTCGCTGGCGGAAGTCTTGGAAAAAACGGTCGGAGCTCAAGGGACTGTGGTCCGTTATGCGGGCGATGAATTTGTGATAATCTTGAATAACGGCGACGAGGATGCTGCTGAAAAATGCAAGTTGCAAATCAAGAAAAATCTGGAAGAATTCAACGAAACCCATAAAAAGAAGTACAAACTATCCGCTTCGATTGGCGTGGGTGTCTTTGATTTGGAAAAGGGCAATGTTGATAAAATTATGGAAAAGATTGACAAGCTGATGTACGAAGATAAACGTGCATATTATGCCTTGACGCATCACGATCGCCGTCGCGGTCGATAAAAAAAATGCCGGCTCTAGGATTTCTAGCGCCGGCTTTAAATTTATTTCCAATCAATTTTTAGAGTCTTGATGAGCGAATCTAGACGATTTGTTAATTGCGCTGCTCCTTTATCGGCAAGATGGTCGCAGTTCAATGCCATTTCGTCTGTGTAGTCGTGGTCGCCCATCTTGTTTTCGTCCATCAGTATGAAGTGTTTGTATTTATCCTGGAACTTCTGGATTTTTTCAATCATCTTCTTGGCGATCGAGCGACGGAGACCATAGCGCCCGAATGCTCCTGTACTTCTATAATCGGGGGATTGCGGGAAGATGATGCCGATGAGGTATAGATTCTTGCTTTCGGCTTCCTGGATAAAGTCTTCGACTTCTTCGAGGAGCATGTCGGAGGGGTCTTTGGTGATTCCGTCCATGTTCGTGGAGTCCACGTAAACGGGGCTGCCTTGCCAACCATCGCCAGAGTCCTCGACATGGCCAAGCATTGTCTGTTCCGTTTCTCTGATATCGCTGTTTTCGCCGTAGGAATCACGAGTCAGTTCGTACAAGCCTTCCGGATAGCCGTCTGCCCAGAAATTGTGATTGGCGTCGTAGATGAATCCCGTGGAGTGTTCAAAAATCAATTTCCAGAAGCTTGGCATTTCGAAGTGGCGCCAGAACAGGATGTCAATATCGATGGAAACGGCAACGACTTTCAGTTTTGGCAAGAGATTGACTCCGTACTGGAACAGTAATTTCTTGGCGACAGACAAGTCTACGGCCGCGTTAGACATGTTGATGGAGAATATATCCTTGTTCTTGTTTAAAATGATGGGATTGAATCCGGCCCATGGTCTTGAAGAACCCGAAACGAGAACGTTGATAGAGTCGCGGTGCTTGTAAAGTAATTCCATATCGTAGCGGCTCATGGTTGTGCTCATGTCGCCTGTGTAGGGGCAGTTGAGCTCGTACATGCCGGCACTATCGATGTTTAGTTTTGTTTCAAAATTCTGGAGCTTGCCAATCCAAAAATCGGGATGCCATAGTTCCGCACCGCTTGCGATTTCTGTGACGCTTGAATCGTTTGTATTGACGAGGACGATTTTGGGGTGGGCGCCATCGATGTCTGTAAGCGTTGCCACGGCGAAATTCTCGCTGTTGTGGACCCATTCCGTGTGGTCAAACGTGTAGCCTTTGGGCGCCGGAATCATCTTGACGAGTTTCCCCGTGCTGTCGGCTATTAGCATTTGTTCGTGCGTGTTGTATTTTGCGCCCGAAAATTCTTTTCCGGTTTTTCCGCCAAAGTCCAGGAATAGCGTCTGCTTTGTCAATTCAGAAAGCGATGCGTTGCAGGCCTGTTCTTCGTTGTACCACGTTTGATTTTTGCCGTTTACGTTGGCGCGGAGAAGTCTTGCTCCCGAAACAGCGAGCTTGCCGTCAGCGCTGATGCCGCCGTTGAATGTCCCGTTGAAGAGCTTCTTGGGCGTTTCGAATTTACCATCTGCGAATTTGACGCTCCATGTAGATGCGTTTTCCCATTTTGCCTTGTCGGAATTGTTGTCGGCGCTTGAGACGTAAACGATTTCGGTGTCGCCTTCGTGTACACGCCAGCGCGGGATTGCCGCACTCTCAACATCTAGTTTGTATTTGAGTTCCGTGGAATCAAGGCGACGAACGTAAAGCTCGGATGTTCCCGAAATGCCCTCGTACTTTGTTGAAAATGCAACAAATCTTCCATCAGGCGAAAGGGTGGGGTGGTAGGCGTCGATGGTGTCTATGATTTCAGATACGGTCGGGGTGCCGTTCGTGAAGTTGATTATTGCAATGTTGCCGGTTTCGTCATTGCGGAAAACGAGTTTGTTGTGATAGGTCTTTGTCGATTTCCTTAATTCTGCCGATGTCGTAAGAGCATTGATGGGCGATGCGATGGCAATGCCCTTGGCGTTCATCCAGACGGCATCTGGAATTTTGCCGAAGGCGAGTCTGAATCCGACGTAGTTTGCCTTGGTCGATGAGGTGACTGTATAAACGTCTCCGCGGTTGTCAAGCGTCATGGCGGCGGGCTCGTTGCGGTAGCTGCCACCCTTTACGACTCGTTCACCGATGTTGCCTCCATCGGGAGCGCCCACGTAGTTGGTAATTGTCGTATCGCGAAATGCGCCCATCCAGTCGTTGACCCATTCCATGGCGTTTCCGGCAAGGTCGCAAATGTCGGCTGTAGAATCGGCGGTGCAGGGCTTGTGCAACTTGTAGTCGGAATTGTCCGCGTTCCAGCTTTTGTGCGGTTCCCAATTGTTTGAAGCGACTAGCGTCCATTCTGCTTCGGTGGGGAGTCTGTAGGAATTGCGGTCGGCATGGAATTCGTAACCGGCGAGCTCTGTGCAATGCCCGTCGGAATCAAACGTTGCCGAGGTGTAGCTGTAAGCGGTGTCGAGTTTTTCGCTTTTGCTTTTTTCGTTCGCAAAAAGGACGGCGTCAAAAAAGGTGATGTTTGTTACAGGGAGTTCTGCGTTTTCACATTTGTGATTCTTGACGAGCTTTGCAAAATCACCGCAGGTGACTTCGTGCTTGTCAATCGAAAAGTCGTAAGCGAAATTGGCCTTCAGTTTTGCGCCTAACCTAACCGTTGAGTTTTGGGTGCTTATCAGTATCATCCCATTGTGTTCTTTGTCATTTTCAATGGAAATGTGTATAGACTCGGCAGACGATGTTCCGCTGTCGGAACAACCGATTAAAACCCCTGCGCAAACGATTAGTGCTGGCCATTTCATAGTCAATCAAAATCCTTTTAAGGCTATGGGACAAAATATAAAATTTGGTCAGCCAAAAAAAATGCCGGGTAGTGCTTGTACCCGGCGTAAAAAGAAACTTAGCGGATTTTATTCTTCCTTGACGAACATGTCCTTGCCGACACCGCAAATGGGGCAGGTCCAATCGTCCGGTAAATCTTCAAAGGCTGTGCCCGGCGCAATGCCGTTATCCGGATCGCCTACAGCGGGATCGTAAATGTAGCCGCATGCATCGCACTTGTATTTTGCCATAAAATTCTCCTTGCTTAATTGTGCTCTTTTTAAACTATATAAATAAATGGTAGAAAGTCAGATTTTTATATTTTTTTTGTGTTTGTGACGACCCGAGTATATATTGCCGATATTTCTGCGTTGAAAGAAACGCCTGTTTTTGAGCGTTTTTTGGGGCAGGTTCCCGAATATCGCCAAAAAAAGGCAATGTCGTTTAAGTTCCCTAAAGGGAAAATGCAATCACTTGGCGTTGGACTTTTGCTCCAGATGGCATGTCGCGATGCTGGGTTTGAAGGCGCGGACAATCATATTGCGTATGGCGAAAATGGCAAGCCGTATTTGAAGGATTTCCCGGAGGTGCATTTTAATTTGTCGCATTCGGGCGAACGCGTGATGTGCGTGATTTCGCCATTTGAAGTCGGCTGCGATGTGGAAATTATCAAGGGCGACCGCGGCAAGCTTGCTGAGCGTTTTTTCAAGCCCGAAGAATCTGCATGGATCAAGCATTTCGAAACTCTCGAAGCGCAGTCTGAGGCGTTTTACAGACTGTGGACGCTCAAGGAATGTTATATGAAAGTGACGGGGCGCGGCCTCTCGCTCATGCCAGATATGTTTGCGCTACACATGGATGAACTCGAGAATGTGACGCTGTTTCACGAAGGCAAACGCCCGGAATATTCATTCCGGGAAATCGACTTGCACGATGGCTACCGCTATGCTTATTGCATCAAGAACGACGGCTTTATTGCACCGTCCGAAATAAAGCAAGTGCAGTTTACTTGATAACTCTAATATAATCGACGAGCATTTCGTTCGGGAACTGTGAATCGTCTACTTCAAAGCCGGGCCAGTTGCCTGCCACGGCGACATTCAGCAAGAAGAAGAACGGCTTGTGGAATTCCTCGGTATCGCCTTCGTTGCCTTCAATTAGAATCTCGTGGTACATGAAGTCATCGACGAACATGCGGATGTATTTCTCGTCCCACGTGAATTTGTACGTGTGGAACTGCGTGATGTCGAGGTCAAATTTCTGGTTGCGGTAATCGCCGGTGTTATTGCCGTAGGTCGCGTATTCGGTGCCGTTTGCCCAGTGGTTTGTACCGTAGATTTTGTTTTCGCTATTGACTGCTTCGATGATGTCTATTTCGCCGCAGGCGGGCCATCCGACTGTGTCGAAGTTTTCGCCGAGCATCCAGAATGCAGGCCAGATTCCCTTGCCGGTCGGGAGTGCAATGCGCGCTTCTACCGTGCCGTACTTGAACGCAAATTTGCCTTTGGTGAGCATGCGGGCGGAGGTGTACTTTTGACCTTCGTAGTCTTCTTTCTGGGCGCGGATGTGCAAGACGCCGTCCTTGACGTAGGCGTTTTCTTTACGGTCGGTGTAGTATTCCCATTCGTTGTTGCCCCAGCCGCTTGCGCCTGTGCCGATGTCGAATGTCCATTTGTTTAAGTCTATGGATTCACCGTCGAATTCGTCGTTCCAGAAGTATTCTGCGGCGGGTTCTTCGCTGCTTGAAGAAGTTGTTTCCGAGCTGCTTGAGGAAACCGTTTCGGAACTGCTGGAAAATTCAATTGTCATGCTGCTTGAAGATGCCGCGGAGCTTTCAATGACGTTGTCGATTGAACTTGATGATGCTGCGGCAATTTCAGAACTGCTTGACGATTGAACTGCCGCGCAACTTGAGGACTCCGTGGAACTTTCTGCGGGTCCCGCGAAACTGGGTGACGCATCATCGGAACATGCTGCTAAACAAGCGATTAAGGCGGCACATCCCATTGCAACAAACTTATAAACCATAAAACCAACCCCTTACTTTTCTAATTACTTTGCGTCCGGATCTTCCGGGTGGACACGTGCAATCACGCCAACCGTTGCTCGCGTAGCCTTAACCAAGTCTGCCGGCGCTACTTTCAACTGCAAACCACGTTCGCCTGCGCTCACGTAAATGTACGGGAACTGCATCGCTGTCTCGTGAATGAAAATGGGGTAGTTCTTCTTGAGTCCGAGCGGGCTGCAGCCGCCACGAATGTAACCCGTCAGCGGAGTCAAATCCTTGAGCGGGACGGTGTCGATTTTCTTGTTGCCGCTTACTTTGGCAGCCCCCTTCAAGTCCACTTCGAGATTGCCTGGAACAACGCAAATAAGGTAACCAATCTTGTCTCCATGCACGAGAATCGTCTTGAAAACCTGGTTGATATCTTCGCCTAGGCTGTCGGCCACGTGCTGTGCGCCAAGGTCGTTTTCATCAACCTTGTATGGGATTAGTTCGTATTGAATCTTCTGCCTGTCCAAAATGCGGGCGGCATTAGTCTTTTTGATGTCCATAAATTCCTCAAAAGCGGGTTTAAACCCCTTGAATATTCCAATTTCAAATATAAATCTTTGAGGGTACCGGTTGCAATAGTTGTAAGTGAAAGCTAAATTAAAAAAGTGTAGTTGTATGGTGTTTTGGTGGAGAAGGAGTATTCTATGGACGTAATGAAGATTGACTATGACTTGTTCAAGAAAATCTTGAAAGAGATTCCATCGAATATTTTCTTCAAGGACACCGAATGCCGCTACGTTTTTTCGACGCATTACTGGCGCCACCTTCAAGGTGCCGAGGATCCTTCGTGGGATATTGCCGGCAAGACCGACCTGGAAATCCGCAAGGATAAGGAAAACGCAAAACTCGCGATGGAACAGGATCGCGAAATTCTCCGTACAGGCAAGGGAACGCAGTACGTCATTGAAATCAATCAGGATGGCGTGACTGAATTTTTGGAACTCATCAAGAATCCGGTTCGCGATGACGATGGCAATATTATTGGTATTGTGGGTCTTATCAACAACGTGACCGAAAAAGTCTTGCTCGAAAAGAAACTCGAAAAGTATGCTCACACCGACATGCTCACGGGCTTGTACAACCGTAATTATTTTGAAGAATGGGTTTCGAACCCTGTAAAACCAGAAATGTGTCCGATGTGCGTGATTTCTGCGGACTGCGACGGTTTAAAGAAAACGAACGATACGTACGGACATGCTATCGGCGATGAACTGATTCGCCTGACGGCATCGCTGTTCCGCGTGGTGCTCCCTGAAAATGCGGTGATGTTCCGCGTGGGCGGTGACGAGTTCTTCCTTGTGCTCCCGAATACGACGCAAGAAGAATGCAAAAAGTATATCGACAACATGAACGAAGTTTCTCGTGCGTTGCTTTTGAAGGGCAAGCCGATTTGCGTTTCTTTGGGCTCTTGCGAAATTCCGTCGCCGTCACTCAGCTTTATGCAGGCTATGGAAACTGCTGATAAGCGAATGTACATGGAAAAGAGTACAAAGTACTCTGAGCCGAAAGAGTAATTGAAGTTTGAATGATAGATTTCCCATGAAGCGAAATTATAAGGCGGTGCTGTTTGGCAATGGCACCATGGGCGAACGCCATCGCAAGTTTTTTGAATATTCCGGTGTACAGTTCCTTAAAATTTTTGACATAGAAGATTTGGATAGCGCAGGGAATGTGCGTGCTTCGCTTGTTGATGAATTTATTTCTAGCGAAAAGATTGATTTTGCCGTGATTGCATCTCCGGCGACAACGCATTACGAGTATGCAAAGCTTTGTTTGAAACGTGGAATCTCCGTATTTGTAGAAAAACCGCTTGCAACGCTTGGTGCGCAAGCGCAAGAATTGGTGGATTTGGCTATCCGCAATAATGTGATTTTATTTGTGGCTCAGTCGGAATGTTTTAATTCGGTTTTCTTGAATTTCCGCAAACATTTTATGAATGAAATCGGAGCCGCGGGTTCGTCGTTCCGTTTGGAATTCCGTCGCGAACACAAGTATTCTGCGCGTTGCCGCGATGTGAACGTGGCGCTCGATTTGTTGGTGCATGACTTGAGCCTTTGCCTTTCGATGTTTGCCTATGACGATTTGAATGTGGAAAAGTTCACGATTTCAAAAAACGAAGACCGCGCGCAAATGCAGATAAGCATTGTAAAAGGCGCTTATGCTGGGGCTGAACTCGACTTTATTGTAGACCGCAATAGCGATATCGATGTGCGGACTATCTCTGTGGAATTCGGGGGCGATGGTGGCCCAGCTTGCGATTACTCGGTGAGCCTTGCACCGAATGACGAAAATGGCGAGGTTATCCATGTTTCGGATTCGCTCGAAAACGAACACAAGTTCTTTTTGAAGTTGATGGTGGGCGCCTGTTCTGAATGGGGTAGGCGAGCCGCGCAAAGCGCCGCGAACGCCGTCAAGCTCGCGACAATTTCTACAGCGTCATCCTAAACGAAACAATTATTCGTCACTAAAAAAGTCCGCGACTTTCATCGCGAACTCTTCTGTAATAACGTTTTAACCTGCGTCTACTTTCGTCTTTCGTCTGTAGGACCGCAGGTCCGTTCTTTCGTCTAAGCTTACAGCTTAATGCTGCACGGCTTGGCGTTCCAGATTTCTTCGGCGTACTGCTTGATGGTACGGTCGGAGCTGAACTTGCCCATACGAGCGACGTTGAGGATTGCCATTTCCGCCCAGTGCTTCTTGTCCTGGTAAGCATCGGCAACCTTCTTCTGCATATCCACATAGCTGCGGAAGTCTGCGCAGAGCATGTACGGGTCATGCGACAAGAGCTTTTCTGCAATGTGCTTGAAGGTTTCCGGATGATCCGGGCTGAAGAAGCCAGAAGTGATAAGGTCAATTACGCGGCGGAGATCGTCGTCATGTTCGTAGAAGTCGCGCGGACGGTAACCCTTAGCGAGAAGGTCCGTCACTTCTTCAACGGTGAGACCGAAGATGAAGATGTTGTCGTCACCGACTTCTTCCTTCATTTCCACGTTAGCGCCGTCGAGCGTACCAATCGTGAGAGCGCCGTTCAAAGCAAACTTCATGTTACCCGTACCCGAAGCTTCGGTACCAGCGGTAGAAATCTGTTCGGAAAGGTCTGCGGCTGGGATGATCTTTTCGGCGAAGGACACGCGGTAGTTCTCGAGGAACACCATCTTGAGCTTGCCCTTGCAATCCGGATCAGCGTCGATGATAGAAGCCACAGCGTTAGCAAGACGGATAATCTGCTTAGCCATCCAGTAACCCGGAGCGGACTTACCACCGATCATGATGGTGCGCGGCATGATTTCCTTGCCGTCCTTCACCTGGATGTAAAGGTGGATGGCATGGAGAATGTTCAAGAGCTGGCGCTTGTATTCGTGAATACGCTTGACCTGCACGTCGAAGAACGTGTTCGTGTCGACATCGACATTCTGCGTTGCCTTGAGGTACTTGGCGAGGCGTTCCTTGTTCTGCTTCTTGACTTCCATGAATTTCTTCTGGAAATCGGCGTCCTTGGCGAACTTTTCGAGCTTCTTCAAATCGTCCAAATCCTTGACCCAGGATTCGCCAATCTTAGAAGTGATGAGTTCGGACATAGCCGGGTTAGCCTTGCGGACCCAACGACGCGGTGTCACGCCGTTTGTCTTGTTGTTGAACTTTTCAGGCCACAGTTCGTAGAAGTCTTTGAAGAGCGTGGTCTTGAGGAGGTCGGAGTGGAGTGCTGCTACGCCGTTCACAGCAAAGGAACCCACGATGGAGAGGTATGCCATGCGGACCATCTTGCAGCCGCCTTCTTCGATAAGGCTCATGCGGGCGAGACGAGCGTTGTCGCCAGGCCACTTCATGGAAACCATGCGGAGGAAGCGGGCATTGATTTCGTAAATGATCTGGAGGTGACGCGGCAAGAGCTTTTCGAACAAGCTTACCGGCCACTTTTCAAGAGCTTCCGGCATGAGCGTGTGGTTCGTATAAGCGAACGTGTGCGTTACGATGTCCCAAGCTTCGTCCCATTCGAGGTTTTCGATGTCGAGGAGGATGCGCATCATTTCGGCGATAGAAATTGCCGGGTGCGTATCGTTCAACTGGATGGCGACCTTTTCCGGGAAGAGCTTCCAATCGTTGTTGTGGAGCTTCTTGAAGCGCTTGATGATGTCCTGCAAAGAAGCAGAGCAGAGGAAGTACTGCTGCTTGAGGCGGAGTTCCTTACCGTTCATGGAAGCGTCGTTCGGGTACAAGACCTTGGAAATCGTTTCGGAAAGTTCCATGTCCTGCACAGCGGCGATGTAGTCACCGTTGTTGAAGTAGCTAAGACCGAAGTCGTCAGCGGACTTGGCGCTCCAGAGGCGGAGGTTGTTCACTGTGTTGTTCTTGTAACCCGGGATCGGCGTATCGTACGGGAGGGCCATCACGTAGTCCTTCGTTTCCCAGCGGTTGCGGAGGCGACCGTTTTCGTCCATCCAGCTGACCACGTAGCCGTAGAACGGCACCTTGATAGCGTTAGCCGGGCG
Coding sequences within it:
- a CDS encoding sensor domain-containing diguanylate cyclase, with protein sequence MDVMKIDYDLFKKILKEIPSNIFFKDTECRYVFSTHYWRHLQGAEDPSWDIAGKTDLEIRKDKENAKLAMEQDREILRTGKGTQYVIEINQDGVTEFLELIKNPVRDDDGNIIGIVGLINNVTEKVLLEKKLEKYAHTDMLTGLYNRNYFEEWVSNPVKPEMCPMCVISADCDGLKKTNDTYGHAIGDELIRLTASLFRVVLPENAVMFRVGGDEFFLVLPNTTQEECKKYIDNMNEVSRALLLKGKPICVSLGSCEIPSPSLSFMQAMETADKRMYMEKSTKYSEPKE
- a CDS encoding glycogen/starch/alpha-glucan phosphorylase, with the protein product MAKTTKNASDITVLGTDAEAFRKAFTDHIHHTLARSKYTVTDHEKFLAVAYAVRDRLVDRWIKTQNTYYEKDVKRVYYLSLEFLIGRTLGNSVLNLDVESAVTEALDEIGMTLEELREQEVDAGLGNGGLGRLAACFLDSMATLELPATGMGIRYEYGMFSQKIVNGEQEEQPDNWLRLPNPWEIARPANAIKVPFYGYVVSWMDENGRLRNRWETKDYVMALPYDTPIPGYKNNTVNNLRLWSAKSADDFGLSYFNNGDYIAAVQDMELSETISKVLYPNDASMNGKELRLKQQYFLCSASLQDIIKRFKKLHNNDWKLFPEKVAIQLNDTHPAISIAEMMRILLDIENLEWDEAWDIVTHTFAYTNHTLMPEALEKWPVSLFEKLLPRHLQIIYEINARFLRMVSMKWPGDNARLARMSLIEEGGCKMVRMAYLSIVGSFAVNGVAALHSDLLKTTLFKDFYELWPEKFNNKTNGVTPRRWVRKANPAMSELITSKIGESWVKDLDDLKKLEKFAKDADFQKKFMEVKKQNKERLAKYLKATQNVDVDTNTFFDVQVKRIHEYKRQLLNILHAIHLYIQVKDGKEIMPRTIMIGGKSAPGYWMAKQIIRLANAVASIIDADPDCKGKLKMVFLENYRVSFAEKIIPAADLSEQISTAGTEASGTGNMKFALNGALTIGTLDGANVEMKEEVGDDNIFIFGLTVEEVTDLLAKGYRPRDFYEHDDDLRRVIDLITSGFFSPDHPETFKHIAEKLLSHDPYMLCADFRSYVDMQKKVADAYQDKKHWAEMAILNVARMGKFSSDRTIKQYAEEIWNAKPCSIKL
- a CDS encoding TIGR02171 family lipoprotein, with protein sequence MKWPALIVCAGVLIGCSDSGTSSAESIHISIENDKEHNGMILISTQNSTVRLGAKLKANFAYDFSIDKHEVTCGDFAKLVKNHKCENAELPVTNITFFDAVLFANEKSKSEKLDTAYSYTSATFDSDGHCTELAGYEFHADRNSYRLPTEAEWTLVASNNWEPHKSWNADNSDYKLHKPCTADSTADICDLAGNAMEWVNDWMGAFRDTTITNYVGAPDGGNIGERVVKGGSYRNEPAAMTLDNRGDVYTVTSSTKANYVGFRLAFGKIPDAVWMNAKGIAIASPINALTTSAELRKSTKTYHNKLVFRNDETGNIAIINFTNGTPTVSEIIDTIDAYHPTLSPDGRFVAFSTKYEGISGTSELYVRRLDSTELKYKLDVESAAIPRWRVHEGDTEIVYVSSADNNSDKAKWENASTWSVKFADGKFETPKKLFNGTFNGGISADGKLAVSGARLLRANVNGKNQTWYNEEQACNASLSELTKQTLFLDFGGKTGKEFSGAKYNTHEQMLIADSTGKLVKMIPAPKGYTFDHTEWVHNSENFAVATLTDIDGAHPKIVLVNTNDSSVTEIASGAELWHPDFWIGKLQNFETKLNIDSAGMYELNCPYTGDMSTTMSRYDMELLYKHRDSINVLVSGSSRPWAGFNPIILNKNKDIFSINMSNAAVDLSVAKKLLFQYGVNLLPKLKVVAVSIDIDILFWRHFEMPSFWKLIFEHSTGFIYDANHNFWADGYPEGLYELTRDSYGENSDIRETEQTMLGHVEDSGDGWQGSPVYVDSTNMDGITKDPSDMLLEEVEDFIQEAESKNLYLIGIIFPQSPDYRSTGAFGRYGLRRSIAKKMIEKIQKFQDKYKHFILMDENKMGDHDYTDEMALNCDHLADKGAAQLTNRLDSLIKTLKIDWK
- a CDS encoding 4'-phosphopantetheinyl transferase family protein codes for the protein MQSLGVGLLLQMACRDAGFEGADNHIAYGENGKPYLKDFPEVHFNLSHSGERVMCVISPFEVGCDVEIIKGDRGKLAERFFKPEESAWIKHFETLEAQSEAFYRLWTLKECYMKVTGRGLSLMPDMFALHMDELENVTLFHEGKRPEYSFREIDLHDGYRYAYCIKNDGFIAPSEIKQVQFT
- a CDS encoding Gfo/Idh/MocA family protein; the encoded protein is MKRNYKAVLFGNGTMGERHRKFFEYSGVQFLKIFDIEDLDSAGNVRASLVDEFISSEKIDFAVIASPATTHYEYAKLCLKRGISVFVEKPLATLGAQAQELVDLAIRNNVILFVAQSECFNSVFLNFRKHFMNEIGAAGSSFRLEFRREHKYSARCRDVNVALDLLVHDLSLCLSMFAYDDLNVEKFTISKNEDRAQMQISIVKGAYAGAELDFIVDRNSDIDVRTISVEFGGDGGPACDYSVSLAPNDENGEVIHVSDSLENEHKFFLKLMVGACSEWGRRAAQSAANAVKLATISTASS
- a CDS encoding glycoside hydrolase family 16 protein; its protein translation is MVYKFVAMGCAALIACLAACSDDASPSFAGPAESSTESSSCAAVQSSSSSEIAAASSSSIDNVIESSAASSSSMTIEFSSSSETVSSSSSETTSSSSEEPAAEYFWNDEFDGESIDLNKWTFDIGTGASGWGNNEWEYYTDRKENAYVKDGVLHIRAQKEDYEGQKYTSARMLTKGKFAFKYGTVEARIALPTGKGIWPAFWMLGENFDTVGWPACGEIDIIEAVNSENKIYGTNHWANGTEYATYGNNTGDYRNQKFDLDITQFHTYKFTWDEKYIRMFVDDFMYHEILIEGNEGDTEEFHKPFFFLLNVAVAGNWPGFEVDDSQFPNEMLVDYIRVIK
- the rd gene encoding rubredoxin; translated protein: MAKYKCDACGYIYDPAVGDPDNGIAPGTAFEDLPDDWTCPICGVGKDMFVKEE
- the ybaK gene encoding Cys-tRNA(Pro) deacylase — protein: MDIKKTNAARILDRQKIQYELIPYKVDENDLGAQHVADSLGEDINQVFKTILVHGDKIGYLICVVPGNLEVDLKGAAKVSGNKKIDTVPLKDLTPLTGYIRGGCSPLGLKKNYPIFIHETAMQFPYIYVSAGERGLQLKVAPADLVKATRATVGVIARVHPEDPDAK